GTTCTCAGGACTGTGACCCGATGCGAtccaaactttttacatgtctctgcAACCTGTCAAaagtatttatatataataaCAATGTTTTAATGATAGTAacaggcagtagcggattataataggtccgttttgggcagtagcccggggccctaaaCTCTTGGGGGGCCAATGGCCatccaaacagacttatactttcagtggtgtattgtctcctgactacagttctgccatgatttacaaagAATCGCAGCTTTTTTaccacagttttgcacaaatcagggcatcatgacattatctatcctatacTCTTAGCAACACGCTAGTGTTGCTATAGTTACACTGGGGTTGGgcggcccaggcttggtgaacaccCCGCGTACTATGGTaaacttaatccgcccctggtaacAGGGTAGAGGATGTGTTAAAACCCAGGTGGTCTGATGTCTTAGAACCTCTGCTATCTCCACTGCTGGGATGCCCCCTGGATCTCAAGAATGGGGCCCTGCCAACGCTCAATTAATTGTCTGGAGGTATCTCGGCTTTCTCTGGCAGTTCCATAGACATTGCTCTATGCAAAACTAAGACTCACAGAGGACTCCAGCAATTAGAAGCCTGTGATATCACACTTATTCTCTACCCTGTGGATTGGGAATGTGTTCCAACTTGGAATAGCCTTTAATAGGAAtttttttagttctttttttGGCACCAGGGAGTCAATCTTTCCAGTTATGCGTCAGCATCCTATTTAAATGGGATGACAATGTATACCACAGTGCACACCAGTGTGTCTGTTTACTTTGTGTCGGCATGACCATAGTTAGCTAGTTGCaacattaaggccatgtttagGGGTACAAATTTATTTTGTTTAACTTTTTTAGTATATCAGGTGAGCAAAATAAATATGAAGAAATGTGAAAAAGCTCAAACATATCCCCCTAGCTGACTGTGTTGGACCATCAAAGTGGATAGACCCAACACGGTGCACTACAGTACATGTTGCCCATTAGGATGCTGATGTATAGCTGTGATGCCAAACCAGTtaacaggaagaaaaaaaaaggaaccacATGTGTTGTTTACCTGAGATTCCGCAGAAACGATCTTCATTAGTTTGTAATCGTATTCCTCATTGGATCGTTGATTGAACCCAGTGACTGCAAAGGTGGCGGCCTTTACAACCTCTGGGTCATTTGGATCTTGTTTCTGAAGGCCTCCAGCAAGTATGGCACCATGCACGTATACAGACAAAAGTGACAGAGCCACTAAAGCTGTGGAGCACAACCCAGCGGACATCATGGTTCCTTTAGAAGGTAAAGAGAAGTAGACCAAGGACCAGCCGAGGGCCACATTTATAGTCTCAAGCAGGTGGGTATGGGCATAGGTAAAGTTTGAATGTTGATAAGAGTAATGCATTTTCATTATGTGTTATCTAGTGATAACTTATATAATGCAAGACGTTTATTCACCTTATAAATCTGTACAGTCGGCAGAAGATAAAGAGGAAAGTCTTATGCCATACCATATTGTGTGAAAGAAACAAAGTCATTACTATCTAATCTGAAATCAAGTATAAATATAATTTAAATGGCAAATAAGAAAACATTTCACAAGACATTGGGCCGTTTTACCATTACAGTAAACCTTACTACCTGATAAAATTGTTCTGTTCACCTCTGTAACAAATAATGTGCATAGAGACTGTGTGACTTTAATGGACTGAATGTAGGTTGCTATTGAGTACATTTAACCTATTTTAGGAAAGTGTAGTATACTGTACTTTTTTTCCCAGGAAGGTGTGGTAGGCTACGCTTttcaataataagaaaaaattatatatgcaTAGAAAGTCAACTTGGCTTAGACCCTAGTATTCTGACCCCCTGCTTTTATTCTCTACTTATGGTTCTGATTTCTCCTGATTCTGGCATCTAACACTGGTAGAGTTTTTGTGTCTTATTTTACCTCTGCTTTGACCTTGGCTTTGGCTACTGAATTCACTTTTGGTTATGATTTTGTCTCTGAGGTGCAGTTAGGTTCTGACTTGCTGACTAGCCTACTTTACTCTCTTCTACTttatgttcatactacggaattggCGAGGAATTTAAAGTGGAGCTTGCGTTGTggacttgaaattctgcctgtcccattgtttAAATGGGATTTTTCAAGCACAGTCTGCCATCTGccgacatgtcatttttttcgtCAGATGGCGGATTGTGCTTTttataatggtgtgttcacacattcaagtTTTTAATTGCAATAGGTAATGCAAAGCCAGGAATAGTTGTTTATAACCCATGCCCATAATtataacccattcctggctttagcttcaataattgcaattcaAAACcagactgtgtgaacacaccttaGGGCCTCGTCCACACATTGTAAGACAGcggtcgttctgtgacatggccatgtcacagaacggcaacTGTCTGTGAAGTTAACCctggacagtactgcagtaccggccggatgaacatctCTTCTTTCCAAATTGAATGTGCCAcgaacaccctgctctgcactgttgAGGGGCAAAAACTTTGAAACAggtgtctgcagatgggaaatctttccttttggagagattgtttggcttagcgtaaaatccccagtcaatgttctaaggctccttgattaAGCCAGACTTGACttaaagggacatctctttgctcaagaggtgtgagagctattttgcataaacTCTTTTCCCAAATGGAATGAGGGCACATTctggtgtgcccacactccaatttaCTATATGaggcaatgtaaagtatggccagagctgcactttacattgtctgcacagtcaattttgtgcggccattatttaatgaatagcgaccgcacaaaaTTGATACCGCAGTTTTTAGTGCTgctgcatggaatcccagccggaataagagtgtatacagagtatatgcactccggacgggattctatAGAACACAATGTAATTTGAAActtgcaaactgcaacaacatccgttatttactgaaagaaaacattgtgtgaacagggcttaaaggacaagtgcaatgaaaaacttttccccagtaattgaagcacattacaaagttatataactctgtaatgtgcttcaatcacctatctgcctcccttccctgtcttttcccccctccaccccccaccaggaagtgtcctaactcacacagacctgattactatcgtcaccgtcaccaggcagctccttcttgtgaggatgagtcatgagcaggagggctgctctaggtcctgttacagcagccccccctccccagtccaagtgatggcttacagttgttcagccaatgggagctgagcaagctgagtcacctgacaaggcaggggaggggtaattctaccacccttaaccccttctgctcccgcccggctcccccgctgtaagaatacattacctctcctcgctgcacgggaccggcgtcctgctctcccggctggccaatcagtggctgcggctgggcaatacactcagggccggcctttggggtgtgcgacctgtgcgcttgcacagggcgcatcactctcgtctagctgggggggggggggggcgctgaggcagagagacagctgtgcagctgtctttctgcccgagcgctcccctagctggctgcccggcgcccccctcctgtggtggcttcccccagcctcccctccccacggGCGCCGCGTActgtgtcctatcaatcttgtgactgcttgcggtcacaagattgataggacagtacgCCCCAGGCTGATGCGCGCTCCCTgggaattccccagcagagcacgcatcagtgacctctgcaTCAGCCGTCCGccttgtacttccggcacagggaggaagtaccggccccagcatgcgctgaagtcactggtgtgtgcggtgccgGTGACTTGCCCAGAGAGCGCGCATCGGCCGGGATGAGATGAGAGCGAggaataggtgagttgtgtgtgtgtgtgtgtgtgtgtgcaatctatagggggagacaacaagggggaaaatttctatagggaggcatctataagggaagagacaacaagggggcaatctataggggaggcatctataagggggggagacaacaagggggcaatatatagggggcaatctatagggggtagacaacaagggggcaatctataggggggggatctataaggggagacaacaagggggaaatctattggagaggcatctgtaagggggtagacaaaataagggggcaatcaataggggaggcatctataaggtgtgagacaacaagggggcaatctataggggggcatctataaggggggagacaacaacggGGCAATctaaagggggagacaacaagggggcaatctataggggggcatctataagggggagacaacaacggGGCAATctaaagggggagacaacaagggtgcaatcaataggggaggtatctataaggggggagacaacattagggggcaatctgtaagggggcaatctataaggggagacaacataagggggcaatctataagaggggacaacataagggggcaagctttaaggggggacaacataagggggctatctataagggggacaacaaggggggcgatctataagggggcaatctataagaagatacaacataagggggccatctgtaagggggatggacaacacaggggggccatctataagggtgacaatacgggggccatctataaggggatggacaacacgggggccatttataaggggtacaacacagaggggccatctgtaagaggggccgAGGGGACAATATGGGGGAATCTgcaagaggggcagagaggacaacacagggggccatctgtaagaggggcagagaggacaacacaggggggctatctgtaagaggggcagaggggacaacatgggggggcatctgtaagggagactacaaagagggggccatttataagggagggctacagagaggggggccatataccatagggggactacacagagggtggtTCTTAAGGAGATCCACATAGGGCCATATATAGGAAAGtctaaacaaggggccatctataaggaggctacacaggggggcatatactataagggggtcacatagagtcagcctacccactaaataagggtgtaaaggggccaatacagatgtgcagtgtgtatagagatgaggatggtgccagagtgaggagactaatatgtctgtctggcagattctgtggattcgtggctcggagaagttctcttaacggcccagggcagatggagaagaagatgaaaagggaagaactccgatcagagaagacgtcttctgtgagtcactggatataactgcactgtaatgtaaatgatgtatagaacctgtgtagggctggctctacctctatagtgatctgtgtacagaggattttattcagtagtggcggtagttttagtcagtatgtggtggtgttgttcagtatcagtggtggtgttagtcagtatgtggtggtgttgttcagtagcagcagtggtattagtcagtatgtggtggtgttattcagtttgcagtggtattagtcaatatgcagtggtattagtcagtatgcggtagtaatatttgttacttgtaatctggtactgtgttttattggatttagtatactgatttggtcagtaacaatatgatagtgatggtagtggttgtggtgtggcggtaatatttggaagggtcgggtgatgggtgctggatattgtctggaggagtaggagctttataacaccttaagggggtctcagcagaccccggggggggggggggggggcgccgaaaaaagtttcgcacagggcgccaattaccttaaggccggccctgaacacactgattggccggatggaagagcaggatgccggacctgtgcagcaaggagaggtaatgtatgcttacagtgggggagccgggcgggagcagaaggggttaagggcggtagaattacatactcgctgcggtcgttcagaccgcagtgagtatatagtgtgtgggaactgccaggacctgccggactcgcagcgagaatgtcgctgcgagtccgttcgtgtgattTTACCCTTACAGTATGAagctctcaggatatgctgggagttatagtttgtaAAAGCACAAGACCTTAAGGTGTCTTTTCATTTGTACTTCAACTTTCAGCATATTCTGAGGTCTGcggactgtcagtacatgctgggagttgtagtgtttccagctgttgtagttggcGGGGCCTAGGTGCATTGGTTTATCTTTATTTACGCGtgcaaacaggtgtaaatcatggtcccactgaatttactaaagcagggttcacactacgtttttacaaactgtttttctaaaaaacaaatgaaaaatgcatggaaaaacagatgcatttgtgtacatccatttttatccattttccattgacttccattataaaaaaaaaagatcaaaatgcagCAAGCTGGGCGtatggaagagagtgaggggaatgaggagaggatgatggtggtagtagtctttCACTGTTAGATGGCTATGCCTCTCCTGAGTGTCGCGCTGAGCTCCTAAGTGAGGGGATACACTGAGGTATGTAGAGTGAGGGTGTGctttacctgcaggatggctgggtctTGTCACAGTCACAGGTGGGCTTGAGGGCTTCCGCAGGTGCAAGGGACTCTCTGGCGcctctcttctgtgggctactgcagagGTTCCTATAGGGGGCTacacctgtgtgtaaggtggtcaatggtgtggacctgtagttcccccggggccaaccccaaatgcTGCTGTCCGGTAGTgaggcccttgatggtggtgtggtgcaggtagaccaggacaacagggagacaaggagggaggcagtataacaataactcctttactgatagACTTGCAGGTGTTTCACAGTCATGTGGCATACAGCTGTGAATACTGGCGgccttgactgggttactgtgcttatggagagtctggtggtgtgtggagagatgatctgcctcagatcctggtctgtcagtacgtgtgggacgctggtgggcactgtgatcctgtggacctcttccccaatggtgcttgcGTCTATCTTCCCCTCccagtctgctagggagcttcctgcttaggttactgggccgggctttaggccacaactttcgggtcccagaggtatccaggggtcctagtaaatCTTGACCCCCAAATTCAGGAAGATGGGTTCAGAGGCCTACGTTAACTCTGCTCCCTTTTACAGTCAAATCTTTCCACTTGGATGTCTggctttaggattcccactgactgtgtgTGTTCtagccctttcctgagggggcacctgacaaactgtctctcagagtctctctctttctctcacctccggCTGTTTTCTTTGGCTGCTCTGTTCTTGTTCCCCTTAGCAGCTTttactctgtggtgatggtctctcatgaggtgatgttgttcccttagcagctagtcacttgtctcagctaaacactgcaactGCCAACCTTTTATGGGGGGCCTATTTGCATACCCCACCCACTTGCTAGCACTTTCCAGGCTTACagcactacctagagcagttccctctaaggacagtaggtgtcgctgtttggtgtggtgtgcagtgtaaagcatgtaaccccttctctgcctgccagttacacaggtacagagaaatacacataacagttcaatataagacatatttactcctagaatatataataaaatacttgttgacaggtgccatcctcagcccagccgcaGGAATTATGCTCTGGTATGCTACAAATAcgcatctgctttttttttaatgtacagaaaaacgtggtagACCAAatatttgtgtatgttaaaatgaaagtcaatggaaaaaaacagatcaaaacggatgcacacaaatgtatcagtttttttgcaaaactgtAGTGAGGACCCAGCCTAAAAGGGATGTGATTATCATTAACGAGTATTCGCATGTCTTATCGAAATGCTAGCATGCAGGGAGACAATGATACACTGagatagcagtctgtacagccCAGTGAGCGAAGagaaaatggcgtccagaacgcagcacagtgtcTAATCAAAATGCCAGCATTCAGGGAGACAATGATACACTGTGATAGCAGTCTGTATAGCATAGTGAGTGAGGagaaaatggcgtccagaacgcagcacagtgacatTTATATGAGATGgttatgtgattttagcagccaatcagacccctacacctcagcaatgacgtttctgacactcCTATGTGCTTTGCTATGATTTGCTGGCAAAAGGGCGGTCGAACGCTAACTTTTAAACGCTAACTcaaacgaacagtaaaatgttcggtttGGTTTGAGTTTGCGAAAATCGAGATGTTTCactcgaacctaacttttcttGAACAGTTCGAGCAACACTTCTAGTCAGGTTCCTTTACAGTAAGGAAGCAACACAGGTCAGTCTCAGGGACAGCCTTGTTGGGCTCTGGCCCTCCGACAGTTCCCCAGTCTCACTGTATGGTCCAGAAGCAGACACAGACAGATAGAGTTAACTTTTTCTTCTTCAGTAACTCCactcgacactatgcagtgttaaacccttccttagagaggacaaatcagagatcatctcaacccacgccgtggacaaggagagtcacagtgcagaacagtatccaaAAAgtagaaagctaggaactgatccgaatagagcaaagttgctagaagcctttgAATTCTATCTCGCATcgcaggtgtcagcagagaaccttcagcattccgctcatcccaggtaacgaggtctggggcttgtgtcgcccactaggatgggtcccctgacacaggtagggcaataggtggtgcgaagatccaaaggtcaaaacacaggcacaagtattctctctttcttgtCAAGTATTcttttacctcatcctccaacatcctggcagagcacagtattaattgggttgggactctcacaacatcctcctctctactcctctgactcTATACTCTTAGCATGCAACTCAGTCCACACGACTTTACTACccctacagatctggatcctaattTATTAAGTGCCTTATTGAGTGTAAAGCATCATTTCAGGGCAAAGATGTATGATTTGCATGATTTGTATGGTAGGCATACCACACAGTGCTGTGTGCTcgcccccccaggctaaaatttgccaacCAGCCCCTGGATGTAGGAACAAACAACATTTGGAACACAGGGTCAGATTGAAGGCGATTGACATCTGTAACATGATGGGGCTAAAGAGTTTGATGTGAGTCTGTGTGAATGGTATACATAGGGTTTGGATATTGAATGTGTTTTGGGTTCCAGAAAGTTCAAGCCTAAGACTGACCAGTAACTTACAAGCAACGGTGTTATTTATAGTGAATTGTAGGTTCCATGTATATAGAGCATACAGTGAACTGTAACCATTATGCATGTTGTGTCACTATGAAATCTAGGAGAAGTGAAAGTATTTGAAGTTATGCTATTTGTTGAACTGTTACACTCTGGCGAATATTAGAAACACATCACAGAGGCATCAGGTTAAACACACAGGTTGGTCAAAGTTTATTTCATACTGTATATTTTGGTTGTTGCTTTCTATacattagatgaataaatcgtgtATAGAGTTGCAATAGTGTTCACTGCTGTGTGTTACAGGATGATGACAGAAGGGTTTCCTTATTCTCCCATGGCACTTCCAGTACTGTAAATGTGCACAATAAGGTCTGCAAAGAAGCAGAAATACATTAGCTATATGACTAACATTATATCTAAACACTGTATAAGTTGCACTTTCTGTAGTACTAAGCATCCTTCACAATGTTTAACCTAAAACATTATTAATTTTTAAATACTATTCAAATAGTGATGGGAATGTAAGGGCATTACAATAACTTGTATTGAGTGGGCTAATACCCCTCATAGTAGACTGTACAATATTGCAGATAGTAAGGATATTGCTGGTGCTAGGGATCAAGGACGAGAAACAAAAGACCCAGGTTATGTGTCTCTGGGGCTAAGTGCTAGCAACGTCATTGCTGGAGACACTGATCTAAGTGATGTTTTTGGCATGGAGGTGGGTAGGGTCCATCAGCCGATCCACATTAACATATAAGTATATAAGTTAATACACCACTACATATAAAATAGCACCAAATGTTTTCAGATTTTAACAATAATAAAATTTTTACCATTGTTGTTAAAATTCTCTAGAATAATTACTGCTCCCCCCCCAATAATGAAAACAATCGTAAAACAATGAATACACAAGGTTATGTTCCaacaatgtctttttaggtggAATAATGGCTGAGGCTATAATAACCGCTATAATAATGagcattattttttaataaaagccataaataatgatcatttctaatggccgttattataaaaaaaggcagttttttcacctaaaaaagatgttgtgggaaaaGGGCTCATAGTGGTAAGAATAACCGTACAACAATAATGACCTTGGCTAGTTCTGAGTCTTGAATGATGTCACAGGAAGCCTTCTCATTTGTTGATGCTCTCTTGCACTCTGTCCTTCCAATTTCTACATTTAGAACATAGCGCATACCAGCAACTACCTGcaaaattaagtaaaaaaaaaaaagtttgtacggGCAAGTTATCTCTGCAGTGAAATAGGGACAAGAATTAAATAAGTATGTATGTATAAGTGGTGAGAAAACATTGAAATGTTTTGAAGAACCACTTTAAGGAACAGAGTATCACTGAAgcactttaaaagagaagtctgggaaTTGCTTAACTCCGGCAGGCGGCAGGGGAAGGGGAAATTGATaacaagtaggcacttacctctcctcgaGCCCGCGGTGAGctgcgggagtggctgcggtacCCCTACCTGGCTCCAAGATCTCTGGGGTATCCATGTCatgactcggctgatggactggcaatGTTTCGACCCATAAGTCTTTGTAAAACATGCTTGACAAAGACCTACAGGTTGAAACGTTGTTGCCTTGTACCCTGCTATGGAAAAAATTCACCTATTCATCACGGATGTTTAggcaacatgtcaaaagtgtatATAAATGATAGCAACATTTTAATCATAGTAATGAGAAAAGGATGTAAAAGAACTAAGGGGATTTCACTATTGAAAAGCCCTGCTATCTATGCTGCTGGGATGTCTTCCAGATCTCATAAATTAATTGTCAATtaattgtctatggagctgctagAGACAGGTGAGGACAGTTCTCGGCTATCTCCGGCAACTT
This sequence is a window from Dendropsophus ebraccatus isolate aDenEbr1 chromosome 15, aDenEbr1.pat, whole genome shotgun sequence. Protein-coding genes within it:
- the LOC138774362 gene encoding cystatin-like, translated to MMSAGLCSTALVALSLLSVYVHGAILAGGLQKQDPNDPEVVKAATFAVTGFNQRSNEEYDYKLMKIVSAESQVVAGVRYVLNVEIGRTDCKRTSTSEKASCGIIQDSELAKTLLCTFSVLEVPWENEETLQSSSCNTQQ